The DNA segment gtgtatatatcaAAATATAATGGAAATGTCCCCAAGAGTATCCAAAATGAGAGGCTCATCCTCTGAGGATGATGAAGAACCATTTACCATGTTGTAATAGTACTAGAAAATTCATTCAAGCAGTTTTGAACTGTTCATGTTGCAAGAAGGCTTGCCAAAATCCTAAGAAGCCGTCCTCTGAGGAGTATGAATATACATACTAATTTCATAAAAATCTGTCCTATAGCTGTATAGATGGGTACCCCCAGAGAACCATGAATATTCACATTACTTTTAGAGTACTGATCAGGCTCTTCCTCTGGGAACCACGAATATCCATAGCTTATATTCTAGATGGTGACAAAATGAGAGGCTCATCCTCTGAGGAGGATGAATAAGAACACTACTACTTagtatatcaaatcaaatcaaatcaattttattcgtatagcccaaagtcacaaagtacatttgcctcagagggctttacaatctgtacagggagtgacaccctctgtccttataCTGTGtataaatcaaaatataatGTGTTACTAGAGGAAAGGTCCCCAAAATCCTAAGAACTcttcctctggggagcatgaatatACATACTAAACTTCAGGCCCAGCACTGCGCTGCAGTATTTCACCGGTTTACAGCGGTTCTTCCATTTACCTGCCATGTCAGATTTGGATTAAACGCACTGAGCCATACAGGTACCTATTGAATTTCTCAGTTTTGAATTTCTCGCTGGGGAAATTGCCTCCTCTAATTATTCCAGCAAAATTCAGATTCAAGCGTAAATATGCATTAGACTGGGGAGagaattaaaagacaacattACCTTGAATTTTAAGCCGTCATATCATTGAATGCTAATGGCTTTTTTGACAGTGGGTCTGTTTAATATGCAGGTGTAGCTAATGACGGGCGCTATCTTTTCTTTTGTGCACACTTTTTAGAAATTCACTGACTGCTGCACTTAAAGACATGTTATTTGTGCTGCCTccaggctgctgcagcagtgtgtgaccccccctcctctcctgaaATACTCCAGAgatctcctcatcctcctcagtGTGAACTGAGGGTTTGGCAGATAAAAGAAATTCTGTAGAAATGGACCTCTTAaattcatgtgtctgtgtcatcCCTCCGGGGAGTCAGTCGGTGCAGCTACATCGTTCTGGTCGCTGAGCTGATCCACTGAACCAGGCAGGAGTTTACTGCTATGTTCAAGGACACTGCTATGTCAAGTCCTGAGCAAAGTAAGACAGTCATAATTATATTAACGGCTggataaaaactgaatttccaTTCCTcttcataaaaacagaacatttactATTTTGGTTCACCCTCGTTGACCTTGTTTCTCATGAAACAAGAGCCAGATATTATTTTCAGGGGTTAAAGAAGATCAATGCAGAGCTAAAACAGACCCACACTGGATAATTCCACAACTCAAGTTTATGTCCAGTGAATCCAACATGTTCTCACTCCCAACTTCTCAGCAGCCCCACGCTTCAAACTTCAAGATGATGCTGTAGGTTCCCCTCTAGCATTGGCCATTCATttggactttcaaaataaggttAAGTTTTGGCACCAAACCTACTACCAGAGGACACAGTTTATTATAAAGGTGAATCCTGAAGGTCAGAGTGGCTGGGCGGGTCTATGATGAAGAGGTTATCCAGAGAATCCTGAGGTAGAGCTTTGGATGTAGGGCACATTATCTCTTGGGCGCTGGAATCAGATTGCAGAGTCTTGAAGGTAGTGTCGGTCCTTTTATCCTGAGCAGGTAGACTGGATCTCAAAGTCCAGTGAATGGGATGCAGGTGTGGTGTTTATTAGGCAGGTGAGCGGGAAACCGGAGGCCACATACAGATTAGTGTGCATTAGAATAGATGGGTGCGTCCAGAAATGCCACTTCAAGGCACGTACATTTGGTTTGAAGTGTGTGGCCACTGCTCAAACTTGGTCATATTTAATTACTTCAGAGTCAGAATGGACCGAACCTTCAGCGCCTGCAAAGGAAGTGGTGTGAGAATTAATGTTTGCCTTTTCAGCAACAGGACCCATGGATGTTTGTACAAAGTTTCATAGCAATCCGTCcaataattgttgagatatttcagtctaaaGTGGAGGCACACCACTAGCATGTCTAAAGACTGGCTGTTGGGTATTTATGGCCAATTGAACACCAATAACCCAACATCAGATCAGGCTCCACCGGTTGGAGGGTTTAGATCGATGGGAATTATGTAGAGCAGAAATTCATGACACTCTCCAGGCTCACTGAAGTAGCGAGAGACGTTCTaacacattcatttattctgCAGATAATTCCCCAGTAAGTAAGCAAACAGCAACATGAAACTTCTCCACATTATGCAGCGGACCCTGAAGAACCCCTATAATGGGTCTCTGGGGGCGTCCAGACTCCCCTTGGGggtccacttcttcttcttcaagccacaaaaacagataaaagaaactcatgaagcagcttctttGAAAGAGACGACGTCTGTTTTCAAGTCAGTGGAGTTTTGAACTGGGTCATGCTGTCATTGGCTGCTCTGTCTCTGGGTTTGGTCCTCTGTGTGGCTGGAAGTCCTCCACTGTCCACTTATGACTGATGCCCCTGCAAACTGGGTTAACTTACTATACAGTACCCGTATAACATTATAGTAAAGATGTGATATATTCTGAGTACTGGACAGAGCTGTCCTTACAgtttactgctgtgttttagaGGTTGCAATTAACTGAGTTCTTCCATTGGAAGTTCTTGGACTAATACTGTTTTAATCTTGTGGTACTTTACTTAAATAGTTCTTTATACTTTTCCTCCACAGCAGATTTTATATGCATGGCTGCTACTGCATCTTAAATGAGAGACTTTCAGGAACTAACGTATGATAAACAGTCTAATTCAGCTTCATGACACAATAGATTTGTGGAAGATTTATAGACAGGGAAGATGTTGAATGGATTTCCTCAAGCTGTGGACAAAGAGCCATTCTTTACAGGCATTAAGGTCTTTGTCAGCGTAAATATGTGTCGTTATGAGGCATTTGCTGATACAACAGGAAATGGAGTGCTGCAGGATTGAGTCCTAAAATCCAGATATGAGTTTCCTCGTCTTGAAGTCGGTGGGTTTTTGGTTAGATGCCTGGAATAAGGTCTGTGTTCAGGTAAAACTGTAACTTTTAGATGAAACCAGTGTATGTAAACTTACCAAAAAGTCTATCAAAGCTCCTAAAGTTCCACTTTTTGTTCTACATAAAAAACATCCATTTTGAAGCTTTTACGTCTCATAAAAGACTTCCGGATGTGCTTCGCCGTGTGAAGACGTGCGTGCGGAGGCTCCGTGTAAAAGTAGTCAAGAAATAGTAATATCGCCAGTTTACTACCATTTTGAGGAAGCTCGTTTAATACGATTCGTGCTTTGGAGTGAACGAGTGTGCTCACGGGGCAGTTTATGATCGAAAATGTCCAACCGACAGACCCGGGCCGGCGTAGAAAAGTTGCAGGCGGATAGCAACCCTGCCTCCGCAGCTAGCAAAGCTAACACTAGCCCAGCACACGCCGACAGCATGCCTCAATGGGCTCAAGACATGATGTCCGAGGTCAAAAAAACGAATGCTGGGATTACAAAatacagagaggagacaaaagcCGAGATGGAAAAGTGGGCTAAGAGTTTGGAAGATAACACTAAAGCTCAGTTTGAGTTGCTGCGTGAGGAGGTGAGGCTGATTAGCGAGACAACCATCAGTCTGGCTAACGAGATGGAAGCGCGGAAAAAAGAAGTGGATGGCACGCTGAACGACCAGTCTGACAGTATAACCAGCATGGAGACGAAACTGAAAGAAATGGAGAAGGAGATACTGAAGCTGAGGGGACGGAGTGAAGACCTCGAGGCGAGATCACGACGCAACAACATACGCATCGTTGGGGTAAGAGAAGGGGCTGAGACAGGCAAAAAGCCGTCGGAGTTCATAGCTGGATTGCTGAAAGAAAAACTGGGGCTATCAGTGACACCGACGCTTGACCGAGCACACCGAGCACTCGGCGCGAGACGAGACGGAGCCGGAGCTCCACCGAGAGCGTTCGTGGTGAGATGCCACTACTAtacagagaaggaggagataCTGAAGAAGGCGAGGGAAATGGAGAGAACACCAGAGGGTCGAAATGGACGGATTCACATCTTCCCAGACTACACCCAGGAAGTAAACAACAAGAGAGCAGCCTTCAAAGAAGCAAGAAGCCTCCTGCGCACCTGCGGGGGGGTCAGATATGGGCTCCGTTACCCGGCAACGCTGGTGATTACACCAGAAGGAGGACAAACAAAAACCTTTGAGAACCCAAAAGACGCCATGGAGTTCATCAAGAAGACACTGAATCCTGGGTGAGGTACATGGGCTGGTCTGAGTTTGGCTAAGTACTAGGGCTACACTGATGTAAGGACTTAAGTGCTACAGGAAAGATAttgctgatttgatttgacaataTTGACAAAGTAATAtctcattttattgatttatacttgaatattttatttaagaaatacTGTGGCCCTGCTTTATATTACTTAcacattattgttttggttttttttttttttttttacaatttaagAATTGATTATCTCCTTGATCATTGTTGACTACTCTCGGggtactgtattttattttcaaagatCTTTTTGCTACAAGCTCCCCCTACTgtctttttccccctccttttAGGAGGTGAGTAGATTAAAGGGGTGATGTTGTATTTTTGGAATGGGATATTTTGCACGGAGCCGCACACGGTAGGCTTGACGTGTAGGAGATGATGGACCGGTTGGCCACGAGAGTGCTTGTTAAAGAGCACTGTGTTTGGGTTCATGTTCATATGTGCAATGTGTTATGTGTtacttgtgtatgtgtatgtgttgccTCCCTGTTTTTTCCCAGACACCGCccctttattttttctgtttttgctgccaGATCTTCAGGGTGTGATCCAGATAGTGGACGGCACAGGAGCGTAGTGGGCATGTTGGGCTGCAGACCCCGGGTGTGGCACCAGACATGGATGTGAGCAGAATGGGCACAAATTTGATGAGCTGGAACGTAAGGGCGATCAATAAACCGGCTAAACGGAGTAAGATCTTTTCACACTTAAGAGACCAGGGAGCAGAGATAGTATATTTGCAAGAGACACATTTGTTAAACAAGGACCACCTCAAACTGTATAGGGGAGGATTCAACCAGATCTACCATTCAAATTTTGATAGTAAGAGTCGAGGAGTGGCCATCCTTATACACAGGAATGTACAATTCATAGAAACATCCGccataaaagacaaacatggtCGATACGTTATTGTAGTTGGGAAATTATTCAATATGCCAGTAGTGTTGGCAAACATATACGCACCCAATTGGGATAATGTTCAATTTTTTAaggatttgttttcattactaCCTAATTTGGACACACATAATTTGATCTTGGGGGGAGACTTGAATTGTGTCCTAGATTTAACTCTGGACCGCTCTAGCCCAACACCTAGTGTGCTAAGTAAATCTGCTCAATGCATTAACTCCTTTTGTAAAACATATGGTATATTCGATCCATGGAGATATGCAAATCCGACTACCAGACAGTACTCCTTTTATTCCCCGCCACACCAAACTTATACTAGAATTGATTATCTTTTGTTAGACAATAAATTGACCCCTATGGTAATGAATGTAGAATACCCTGGTATAGTAATATCTGATCATAGCCCGGTCACACTGAAACTTAAATTCCCTGAGTATACACCACCTCAGAGGATGTGGCGTCTTAATAGTAGATTATTGgctgatgatgattttaaagaATTCATTAATTCgcaaatagtttttttcttgGATCTTAATGATACTCCTGATATAAGCGGTGGCACTTTATGGGAATCATTAAAAGCGTATATACGCGGACAAATCATTTCATACAGTGCTggtgaaaggaaaagaaaaacgaaACGTACCACAGAATTaatgaaagcaataaaagaaGTTGACCTGGCAAATTCTATGACTCCATCTGAGGAGCTGCATAAAAAAAGGATTTTGCTCCAGACTGAATATGACATCCTGACAAGTCAGCGTGAGGAGGATTTATATCTTAGGTCAAGACAAGATCTCTATGAACACGGTGAGCGCGCTGGTAAACTCCTGAGCTACCAGCTAAAACAATCAGCAGCTGCTGGTATGATAGTAGAGATAGGAGATAATGTGGGTAATAAAATTATAGATCAGAAGGGTATTAACAATcaatttaaatctttttatgaGGACTTGTATACCTCAGAAATAAATGATAGGGACCGAGTGAAGAATTTCTTTGAAAACCTTGAAATACCATCGCTAGAGGCTGCAGATAGAGATAGATTAGAGGGGCCCATATCTGCCACGGAGATAGACAAGGCAATTCGGAATATGAAGACAGGAAAAGCGCCGGGCCCTGATGGGTACCCAAGTgagttttataaaacatttgctCCCAAACTGATACCCTTGCTTTGCAGAGTATTTAAGGAAATTCTTGATAAAAAAGCTCTGCCCCAAACAATGTCACAGGCCTTGATCTCTGTACTCCTTAAGAAGAATAAGGACCCACTTAAATGTGAGTCATACCGCCCAGTAAGTTTACTTGGATGTGATTATAAAATACTGACCAAAGTACTGGCAGCTAGAATTGAGCTCGCTATAAGTAAGATAATACATCCTGATCAGACAGGGTTTGTTGCAGGTAGACAACTCTCCAGCAATCTCCGCCGTCTGTTCAATGTGATATATACTGCTGAAGATAACATTATGCCAGAGATTGTGATATCCCTAGATGCCCACAAAGCCTTCGATAGAATAGAGTATTACTATCTGTTTACGGCCCTTGAGAGATTCGGCTTTGGTCCTACATTTTGCTCGTGGATTGAAATAATTTATGCGAACCCCCAGGCTATGGTAAGAACAAATAATATCATATCTGAACCCTTCTCTCTGTTCCGGGGAACAAGACAGGGGTGCCCTTTGTCACCCCTGCTCTTTAATGTGGCAATTGAACCCCTTGCAATAATGCTGAGACAGGCTGCTGAATTGGTAGGAATACAAAGGGGGACACAAAACCATAGGCTGTCCTTATATGCTGATGatctcctccttttcctgtcAAACCCTGCCATTAGTATCCCGGTAGCCCTTGGTATTATCAAGGATTTTGGGAGGGTGTCGGGCTATaaaattaacttaaaaaaaagtgtcctttTCCCCATTAATAAACAGGCGAGGAAACTTTCTTTCCGGGCCTATCCCTTTGCAACACATAAGGATAAATTCACATATTTAGGTGTTAATGTAACTAGTAAATATAAAGATTTACTGGACAATAACTTTAAAGTAGCACTGGATAAAGCAAAGTTGGATATGGAGAGGTGGGCATCGCTCCCCTTATCGTTAGCAGGGAAGATAAATTCTGTTAAAATGACTATAATGCCACGGTTCCTCTATTTATTCCAGACGATACCAGTTTTCATTCCTAAATCATTTTTTAAGGAATTGAACGAATGTACATCTGCctttatttggaaaaaaacagtCCCCAGGATAAGAAGAGAGTTtctggagagacagaaagaagagggaggCCTGGCTCTGCCGAACTATATGCACTATTATTTTGCTGCTAATATACATAAGTTGTTATTTTGGGTCAAAGAGTTAGATGAGGATGAAACCCCGATATGGGTTCATATGGAAAGTTACGTCTCCAGCCCAGTGTCCTTGCGCTCCCTGGTCTGTGCTCCTCTACCCTTGAGCAAACATTTCTACACAAACAACCCGGTGGTATCTAATTCTTTGAAAATTTGGGTTCAATTcagatcacattttaaaaacagaaacgcCCTCCTATCTGCTCCCATCTATGGAAATCACTTGTTTTCCCCAGCCCTCGGGGGAATAGCCTTTAGGGAATGGCAAAGAGCTGGGGTGGAATGtgtaaaacatctttttaaaaatggtacTTTTATGTCGGCTGCTCAACTGGAAAAGGACTATGGAATCTCCTCCAAGACTAATTACTTTAGATACTTCCAGGTTCGGGACTTTGTGAAAAAGACATTCAGCCCCTCCCTCGAGCTTCCACAAAGCGGATGGATAGACGAGCTGATGGACACAGATCCGACTGCTAAAGGGACAATCTCCACACTATATGCAAATATTCAGAATGTGGCTTCCCCCTCCCTGGTCAGTGTAAGAAGGAAATGGGAGGAAGAATTGGGGCTGGACATATCAGAGGTTGACTGGGGAGGAGCAGTAGATCTAGTACACTCTGCTTCTGTATGTGTGAGACACGGATTGATACAGTTCAAGGTGTTACACAGACTCCACTTGTCAAGGGAGAAACTGGCAAGAATGTACCAGGGGGCCGATTCGACCTGCCCCAGATGTAAACAGGTGCCAGCCAACTTATGCCACATGTTCTGGTCTTGTTCCAGGCTGAAAGACTTTTGGGCTAACATTTTTAGAACATTCTCATTCATTTATAATAAAGATATGGAACCAATGCCTCTGACGGCCATCTTTGGTGTGACACCGAGGGAAACTCAACTAACAGCCTCTCAGAGGAAGGCAATTGCATTCACTTCACTGTTAGCTAGGAGACTGATTCTATTTAACTGGATAAAGGCAAACCCGCCCTCCATAAACGCTGGGTGGAAGAGTGATGGCACACCTCAAATTAGACATCTCAGATTTACTATACAGGGCAACACAAGAATTCTCTAAGGTCTGGCAGCCTTTTATTTCCTATTTTGAAAATGAGTTTCCGTCTACTCCAACATAACTGcagctcccccccccccccccccccccccctcctctttttttttttttttttttcttctctaattTCTAATTTGTTAATCTGGTTGTATAATAACTTTCATTCAAgattatctgtctgtctggggtATAGTTTTGTCTTACTTGTGTTTGGACTTGAGTTCGTTTTCTGTATGAATGTTATGCTTTTtgaaaactcaataaaaacactttgattatTATTCTATCAGCACGTTGCTgcgcccttagttcccttttgcccCTCaactccttttgttaaaaacaagtctaaaactttcattaataaaacacttttgtttaataacctttacaatcggttttatgttacttccttccATACCCTTAATAATGGTCGTCACAgcaggattttctttttccctccacGACCCGGGTCGCCACTCACCGCCGCCGCCGGCAGTGCACTAAAACGACAGGCCGGAGGTTAATAAAACATAACCAAATGGAAACCCGACATCTTCCGCCCCGATCGACCGGAAGGAGGACGGGGAACAGTAAGTGACCAGCCCTGATAGCCCACTCATCCGTATAATCACATCCCGCTATTAGCATACCGCAGCTATCTGATGCCATTTGTTGTATCAGGGATAAGCATTGGAGCGCTCATTAGTCACATGCATGGCTCCTGGATTGGGCCTGACAGAGGAAGCCGGGCGCGAGATTAATACGGCGAGAGAAGAAGGGTGGAGGGACGATGTAAAGGGTGGATTGAGCGGATGGATGGTAGATGTATTTGACGGTGGGATATTTgacagatgagatgaaaaagactgaaaatTGATGGATAGATCGGATGATAATAGGTGGATAATGGAGTGTGGTCACAAGCAGGATCGGACCGAACTGCAGGGTTTTACATGCACGGACGCCATACTTTTTGATTTGAGATTTGGAAGATCGTACTCGGGGCAATCAATCTTCAAATGAATCGTTAAAAGTGTTTATCAAGCAAGTGGCGgctgtgtttaataaaataaactttcaaaAAGGATCATTACGCTAAATTAATAACTTCATCACTCAAGGGGGAACTTAATGGATTCGTCAGTTTAAAGTGAGAGCTGCGAAGGCCAATCCACTTCACGAGCATCGTGATCTCCCCTTGTTTGGTCCTCGCACGTATTAAGAGCCGGAGATTTGATCTGTGAGTTTACAGCCTGCATGTTTTAAATAACTTCtgttcatcatttcatcagctTCGAGTGGCTTTTGACTGGTGCGTTCCCTGAACTGTAGGGATGAATCGTGACTGGGAAGACTTCAGGTTCTGGGTGTTTGCAGAGCTGCATGTTACAAAAAGGATttacagtgtgtaggatttggaTGACAACACCGCAGATGCGATTCCCAAGCAGTAGAAGAAACTAATGGAAGAGGTACCCATAAAAACACTTGCCAACCTTTTTGATAATCAGTTGCTCATTTGATTCTTTTCTTAAAAGTAAGAAAACAGTTTCCTTGTTTCTTCAGTCCTCTATGACGGTTGAAAATTGAAACATCTTCGGTTTGTGACAAAAGAAGACATTGGGGACGTTactttttttgacatttatggACCAAAACTCATCGATTAACAgaaaaatgattgacagattgATCATAATGGAAACACATCTTTAGTTCAGCCCATGGTAACGTTGGGCCTCCGATACCTGTGCTATATCTGaatctctctttatctttgggtttagaagtttttttctttcatttcactcCATTTTCTGGACCACAATGACTaattgattttaaagaaaatgaccaACAGGTTGATCAATAATGGAAATCACTATTAGTTGNNNNNNNNNNATTCAACTTTTATTTCGACTCGCTCTAAGTTCCCTTCTTCTACTATATGTTATTCTAGTATAATCAGTCTCCTGCGTTATAATCTATTGGACTCTAATTTGCTACTTTTTCTTTGGTGTTCCAGTCCGCTTGGttgctccctttttttttttttttttttttttttttttttttttttttttttttttttttttttttttttttttttttttttttttttttttttttttctctctaatttTCTAATTTGTTAATCTGGTTGTATAATAACTTTCATTCAAgattatctgtctgtctgggtaTAGTTTTGTCTTACATTGTGTTGTAGGACTTGAGTTCGTGCTTTTCTGTATGAATGTTATGCTTTTtgaaaactcaataaaaacactttgattatTATTACGTCTCATAAAAAATAAGGCTGTCATGGATGTTTAATATCATCACGCCGAAGACGTAAAGTCTTCGGCGTCGTTTATCACCTCACATTACCTTTTTACCTCTGGTGTTCACATTTATACTTAAAATGTCCTAAAAGTggtgttaagaaaaaaaacataacattaacGTTTGTTTGCCACAGAGTTCATTTTCTGCAACAATCTAAAATCCCATGGAAAATCCCATTGGGGTTTTGTTGAGGGATCCAGTGCAATGTTAACTTCTGGGTGAGCAGCACCTGCAGAGCAGACTGTTTGATAGTTTGACTCTTTGTTTGGaaaatttaaaaagtgcattttattgatttgaaacactgacacaagGATTATTGACGATCATTGACAGTCTTACAGGGATTGCGTCCATATTCAAACTCTCCTGTG comes from the Larimichthys crocea isolate SSNF chromosome VI, L_crocea_2.0, whole genome shotgun sequence genome and includes:
- the LOC109142318 gene encoding uncharacterized protein LOC109142318; translation: MSNRQTRAGVEKLQADSNPASAASKANTSPAHADSMPQWAQDMMSEVKKTNAGITKYREETKAEMEKWAKSLEDNTKAQFELLREEVRLISETTISLANEMEARKKEVDGTLNDQSDSITSMETKLKEMEKEILKLRGRSEDLEARSRRNNIRIVGVREGAETGKKPSEFIAGLLKEKLGLSVTPTLDRAHRALGARRDGAGAPPRAFVVRCHYYTEKEEILKKAREMERTPEGRNGRIHIFPDYTQEVNNKRAAFKEARSLLRTCGGVRYGLRYPATLVITPEGGQTKTFENPKDAMEFIKKTLNPGSSGCDPDSGRHRSVVGMLGCRPRVWHQTWM